A stretch of DNA from Oryza brachyantha chromosome 9, ObraRS2, whole genome shotgun sequence:
ATATACTCTATTTttccttaaatgtttgataccgttgacttttttatacatatttgactatttgtcttttataaaaatttacataattattgattatttttatattattttatttattgttaaatatacttttatacatatatatatataactttacatatttgataatttttttaaataagataaataatcaaacgtttataaaaactaaacagtGTCGACTTATGGAGACCAAAGTAGTATTAAAATTTGTCTTGTGCGCATGCCCTAGGGCGAGAACAGTGGGGCGTGCAGGTTGGTGGAGGCGCCTGGGCTCCGCCTTCATTGgtcgcaggaacaaacagacCCTGGACACTGGATCGTGTTTGATGAAAAGTGGATAAAATCTCACAATATTGAGAATAAATATTGCACAAGTGGGGAACAGGTATGGTTCATGCATAGGCCACAGAAAAACTGTTGCTTGTCTCCTGTAGTCAAAATCATGTGATGCATGCaaacttttctttaatttttttggttggaatCTTTCTACTTCAAGACTTACTTGATCAGTGAGAAGTCCCATTGCTTCAAAGTGAAGATTTCCAGGTTACCGCTGTGGTTGTTGAGGTTCTATCGGTATTCACTCTCTAACACCCCATCTCTAACTCTAAATCCGCATAATCCACTCTATACGGTGAGTACGGTCCATGTTCGTATAGCATCTCACTTGCGCTCCTGTCATCCTTCATGTAAAAGTATTTGTTGAGCAGTTCATTATACCTTTGACCCAACCCCACCCATTCTGTCTGACTTCTCCCCATGTATTTACCATCGTAAGACGACGTCTTACATTTTCCATATACATATGTtatcttaaattaaattttctttcaaacagaatttatatttaaaattttgattttgatttttgtgtttGATTCTAAAGTACGACTGCTAATAAATCTGGTTATATaaatatctatttatacttacaAAGGTAGTATTACTTACCTTTGTAAGTAAAAATGTAACAATACGTGATAGAAGGAAATATGGCTAACATTTAGGGACTGCCAGAGCTATGACCATTTATTTAGAGCTTTAGAAATACGGGACTACCCTTTTGGTACTTAGGCCACTTAGCGTGCTTCATGGGTTTCAATCATCTTAAATAAGATGCCACATATTAAAAGAAGCAGTCATGTGGCGTAAAATTGAGGATGGGAGAGGAACTGAATTTCATACGGATAAAAATTGGCGTACACGGTTAtctaaactataaaaatgaattgaaGTCTATACTGAGattagtaatttattttatcccCATACATTTAATCACCTCTCGGTTATCTaaactatagaaaaatatgaatcACATCTCGGTTAtctaaacaataaaaataaattgaagtcTCTGagagtaatttgttttatctccGTACGTTTAATCACCTTTCATTGACCAAGTCAAACTTGGATACAACATTTTCTTATGACCCTGTTAGCGCAGCAGAATTCCGCAAGAAGACAGGATTCCTTCTTCTGGTGACTAGAGCAGAGCCCAGCCCAGAAGGGCTAATAATATCTGAAGGCCACCTTTGGCCCTCCCTCGCTCCCTCACCCCCCGGCACGCCCAAGAACATCATGAATACACTTTTTTACCTAcgatcatgtatatatatttacttagTATCCGGCAGTTAACATATAGCGACCAGTACTGGAATAATTACTGTAAATCAACAtgccttttatttattttgtactgGTTCGTTATGCTTTAAACCATGCATACAAAATCGGGCATGCATGGTGGATCGATCCATGACCAAAACCCGcaaaaaagatgaaacaaacaaagaagGATGCATGTCGACCGGGCCAGTGAGCTAGGACGTAAACAAAACACAACTCGCGTACGCCCACTACGAATCTTTGAGGTAGGCTGCATGTCAGGACTCAGTAGTACGCACGTAGGCCTACTAAGTAGTTACTTTGCAGCAGGTGCGTCGTCGTggtcgtggcggcggccggcagcggggTCGCCGTGGCCGACGGCGACCTTGGCCACCTCGGAGGGCGGCGTGCCGGGCCTCGCCTTCTCGTAGAGCACCAGGTAGGCGAGGCCCCCGAAGATGGCGAGGCCCGCCATCGCCATGGTGCCGGGGCCGTACGGCAACCGGCGCCGCTGGTGCAGCACCtcgccggtgccggtgccTCGCCCCGGCGGGCGCATGGACGCCTCCACCCCGGCCGCCCGCACCTCCTCGGCGCTCATCTTGTGCGTGTCGGCGTTGCGCCGCcactcctccgcgccgctctTCGCCATGCTTCGCGTTCGGTGGAAACAACGAGAGGAACGATCGATGGATGGAGTCGTTGCTTTCACGGTAAGATCGATCGACAAGCTAATAATAAGCtgggtttttttcttttttttttattttacacgAGAGGGGGTGGGGGGTACGTGCAGGTACACGTAGAGCGGCAGGTGTTGGGTTGATTTCCACGCGCTGCCGCGTGGTGCATTGGTTTGTTTTGCGATGAGACAATCGGTCGAGAAGGTGACACGACGTCCACCCCGCGGCCCACGTTAGGTGTACGTGCTAGCCATCTAGCTGCGCTACGAGTTCTGGAAATGTCCGTTCCTCCTTGCGCTGTGCTGTACGTACGTGTCAGAGGAATATCGATGATGCAACAAATCTCTTGTTTTTATTTCGTGTCAGATCGATGGTAccaataaattttggtttagtCTCAGGAGCTATATATTGTATTCTCTAATGAATAACACAGGTCTATTTGTATTGCGACACCGTCACGTTTTACTGGAAGCTGGCCGAATTAGTGCATAGATTGATTTATCTAGATGAGTTACCCGTACAACCAAGATTAGACGAATACTTTTTCTTTATCCTAATCCATTCTCCAACTTTCCACTCGATTTGCAAATTGTCTCCTTCTTACTTACATTTACAGAACAAGacatctaattatttttcaattaatcTTCCACAAATTTCTTGGGTATAAAGATTTTGATTTATAGGGATAGTAATGCTCTCTCTtacatctaattttttttttgcaaatgtcTTGcatattaactaatataaacttaaaaataaatttctttaatttttcaaaaaatatttaagacttttgcaaaaaaaaaaacagtgattAGCTCGGGAATCATGCAAAAACGTAGCAAAGCTCGTTAGCTAAAACCTTAGCCAGTGAAGTGTTTAGATTTAGTAAATCTATAAATAGATTTACTAAATCTAAACTTTTTCGTATAATTGATTGTGGTATAATCTAAAGGTATTCTGTTGCCATATCATTAACGTACTTCGCACGCTCCGCCCCAAAGCCCCTGCGCATACGGTCGCAGGGGGTCAGGTCGGGTACGGACAGAGCAACCCGTTTTTGCCCGCCCGGTTGATATCCGATAGGATTGGTTGGTATAAATCCATATCCACGTCCATACATGTTGGATATAGGTATACTCAGTGGGTAcccaataaattttatatgattaatattttaatagaaaggtaattaaataaagatcaataaaatcaaataaattacaaaattattacCAATGGTTTAAAAGCGTAAtgcaaattataaataagttaGCATTATTTCATCGAAGTTCAAGATTTTGATAAGTCAATAGAAAATAGCTACGAGAGATAGAACAAAACCAACATCTACATTAATTTTGGATTAGGTATGAGTTACCCATAGGTAAAATATAAACCTGACTACTacctattatatttttgggttACAGGCTAACATACCCACGGGTAAAAAATTAACCCTATACTCATAATCATTAGGTAGGGTACCCATGGAGACCGGAACCCATGAATAAAATTGCCATCCGTACTTGCGCACGAGGGAGAAAATTTTTCGTTAATGTGGAGTGGAATAACCGCCTctacaagtatatatatacttataaaacaGGGTTTGATATTCTCAACTATTAGGACTAGGAAGTTtgttagatttgattttttttcataaaaattccACTAGCTACTTTTAGAATTCATTTACCAAGTCTAAGTCTGTTAGTGATGCTCTTAGTGGTAGCTACAGCTTCATATCCTAATCCAAACTCTAGCAcaagagcatcttcaacaaCTTCCTAACATCAGTccctaaaaataagttttgggaatttaacataaaaaaagGCTACAATAGATTACCAAAATCTATCCCAACTTTTAGGATACATAATTCCAGCGTCATCCTGACCCAGATTTTGGGAGGGTATTCGCCCTCCCAATATTTCTCTGCTGAGCGCCAGTACTAGAAAAATCAGTTGACGTCGCCACAAAAATAATGGTGCCAATAGTGTTAATATTGTTGCAATAAATATCAATTGCAACCATTCTCAAGGCGTTGCTAGCCGTGGTAGTAATTTTGGTGGTGTTCGTTCATTGCAACAGCTTTTATTCTgtgacataaattttgtataacgCCACAAAATTAACATGGCAAAAGAGTCTATCGCAATGGTTAAtattgttgcaaaaaaaaataattatctccACGCCTTTATGTGTAGAATTACTtccatttgccaaaaaaaaaaaatcgtggcAGCTTGTTTTGTTCCCACAGTAGTTAATTGTggcatttgtttttgtttgcaacaaaaaaatagtggCAGTTCTTTTTATGTGTATAGAAAACTTTATTGGCAATAGGATTATTATGGCAACAGAATACCTTTGTGGTTTCTTACTATTGAAATAAAGGAACAATTGTGAACATTTTATggcacaaaaataattattgtacaaaaaaatatgtaagaaCTATAACAACACAATATTCACAGTCCATAAGCCCGAACATATTCCAAATATCGATATAGTGCTCGATACAATTTGTATTGAAACAGTCTATGTGTGAATAATACCGTTAAATTTGTCCTCTTCGCTCCAACTCTTCGATACTGTTAAACTTGAATGGTTTCCTTTCATATCATTTTATCCTGTATAAATGCATgtccatgattagttatatgtcatctatactcctataaaaggagtagtgatggtggtggcaaatctgccaccaccacctacaCCACCTGCCCTCATTacaattttacaatttagctctcaattttttttatattaaaaatcagttaaatatagattgatatctacgtataaattcaaattaaggtgactattttatataacaaaatttgataacacacCATAAAATTCGTAGGAAAGCACGGGTATTTAACTAATATTTGAATGAAATAATCAAAGTCACCATGTAAAAAGTACTCTAGACTTggttaaataataaaatatgtacaagAATAAATGTGATACTACCCTATTGATCATTATAAATTAGATATGTAGAAGTAAGCTTATAAAATATCCCATATGTAGTATAATGTTACGGTTTACTACACTACATTGTAGATACGAGTTTATATCACTAATACAGACTTTTTAGTTCactaatcatatatattcagTATCAGATGGAATAGGTTCACATGTTATATGAAACAAGATTGCAGCAGGTTATACTCTCACAAGTTTTTACTTACATGATTTGATCGTTCTAGACTGTCtataatttttaggaacttTCCTAAGTTGTTGCGAGGAAATAATTTGTTGATAATTGTTACTTATAGTCCCCTAAGGCCATTCCTAACTGGTAATACTAATATAGTTTCTATAGACTtctcatcatcaagaaaccaGTACTaaacactactcttccaatttAAACGTCACTATTTCacacttcaatttaatgctacttatctcacatgatatcttagaCGTTgtatagaaaccatgtctcatgcaagacatggtttcattctcttttctcatttattcacttaccacatcattttttatcctaggTGATAACTTATTTATTGCTATGGATACCATTCTAGTCATTGGGCTAGGAATGACCTAAAAAGTGCACACATAACAACATCATTTTCAATGCTCCTCTTTTTTCTTACTTGCCATGCAGTTCAGCCTTCTGACTTGGAACTTTGGCAGATGTATCAGGCTATGCAccacaaatttatataaaacatcATCATAAGAAAGAAGCGACAAcgaaatattttgaaaatcaCTACCTGTTCTGTCATTGCTGCAAATTTGCCCCTAACCATTTCCATCATTTGCTCCCTGAATTTATCTCTTTCCTTATGATcttcttctttattttaagAATGAGTTctaatataaaccatctgacaaacgcaatctactagatcggacctaaccgagacagtactagatggAATATATCAAATAGTAAATATCAAACTAATGtaaatcacccaaagtggttgACCAGATCAACCCAAGATACAGAGGCAACTCAAGTTAAAAccgatacgataactagcaatcccacaaccaaattagaagatcggactgaatcgagacagtcctaacctagccgatgcgattaccgtggcccgacggaacgtaggacttacccctccgccggagatcgaagcgatgcagccccgcgccaggtgccaagttccgccggaggttaaacctcggttaggaggATGACGATGCGCCGAGAATAATTGATCTATTaattgatgtagatgatttataataaccccggacatacatatttatacccacgGGTGGATGCTGGTCCATGTCggacacgactcctaatagataaaaagaaataacaaactatatctctaacacgacacGGTTTAGAtaaacaagtcccgatcagactctaactcccttagagataaaataaaaattctaactaactctaactaataGATAATTTTACACCatcaagccttggtcttcatgattccttctcgaatccGGTCTGTTCTggataaaatttacaaaattggGTATCACAAAGTATAGATGTACAAAATTGGACCAAATGTGCAATAAACATTTAAAAGTAGGGTCAAATATGCAAGGGTAAAAATATCCATTCATGtctcatttaacaccgttgaGCTCACTTAATGGACTAGGGTCAGTCGGTCtctttaattttgaaaactggTGTCAAATCtacaaagtgaaaaaaagagGGCCAAATGCGTAGCCTTCAAAATAGGGTCAGTTATGCAATATCCTTTTATTAACCAATgtggtgaaaacggttttaagaaataatataaaacatatgagatattgctctctaaagattatgaatacaatattttagctctctcacatgcattagttgtaTTGGAGCAACATTATACAATCATGATGTTGTTGTACTTCTATCGTGTTGTTACTATATTTCTATCACGACTTACTACAATTGTGTAACACACATGCTACTGCACGTATATCACGATGTTACTACACTTCTATCACAACGTTACTGTAATTGTACAGTAacgatacatatattttatagcaacatagcGTTATTACTATATAGAAGGCGCATTGTTACTGcatttatagatatttcttaagatttcgaactttaaacaattttatctctcaactcatatattatttttaagaacttttgtatcatattgtttgaaaaaaaaatgttttaaaaagtagatccctcatgggtatgttttgacgttgttattaaaaattagtcgTCGTGTTAATGCATTTTCGTTGttgtgttactgcacaattcctATGAGGCGAGATGTGAGTTTAGATAGACATGAGGGAAAGCCCGTGAAAGATGTTGATCCACGGATTTAACCTTTTGATGAGCCTTTAAATGAGTGGGAGTGGTTTTTCAGCCTTGTGAGGAGGGTAGGAGGTGAGATGGGTCTTGGAAGGCGAGGGAGTGTAGtttgtgtgtgagagagagaagagcgcCATATGTTTCGTTGGTGCACGGCCGGCGTGACCAATTTCGCTGGGCCAATGAAGCGTCGTTGGCCTACGAGAAGAAGCGACAATCTGTTCACTCGGGCAGTGCCGCCGTGCCCGATCGCCCATTAGACCTACCCGAGAGAGTCGCATGGCTGTGGATAGCACGGCCCAGGCTGAGCGGTGGCAGCCCAAGAGAGGCCCACGACCCAAGGAAACAGGAAAAACGAAGAAAGATACAAATACAAAGAAAAGGTTATTCGGACGGCTTTTATTCGTGGAAACTTGTTAATCAATTTCAGTACAAAAATATTCGTGGCTTTAAATCTTTTTatctaataatttattttttacttaatgAGCTTTTGActaaagtaaaaatattttttattttttaattatgatttataCTAGCAAAATACTTTAAGTAGAATGGCACAAGTACAGTACCATACTAGGCACCACTTTAAGGCCGCATTTGGCTGCCTCGCTTACTAACCCATATTTCCTCGTTTTCCGTGCatacgcttcccgaactgctaaacggtgtattttttgaaaaatttctataggaaagttgtttttttaaaaaatcatatttatctaatttaatttttttataattaataatgaattaatcatatattaatctattactatgttttccgtacCGGATAACTAATACAACCCCGGTCCCAATATAAACGAATTTGTGTGTTTttgatagaatttttgactcctcgtcttatttaaaaaattatgattaatatttttattcttactacatgataaaacataaatattacttaCATACGACTaacttttttcaattttttaataaacttttcaaataagacggatggtcaaatgctcgacCTACAAAACCCagaaatccttttttttcgaCGGAGCAGTACTCATTTCCCCACACCAAACGCGGCCTAATGAGAGCATCGATGTTTGTGTCATGAACTTATCGTGGGGGTGAACATCGGGCAAGAGAAAGGTTGGAGGGGAACGACTTCAAGTAGTATGGTGTTAGGTCAACGAGAGCACTAAGGTTATTCTCAATGATATCTTTTATTTCACAGTTTACAAGTATGATATGTCAgcgttttcatttttttctgtgaGATAAAAGGTATCTCTTACTGGTCTCTTTTATTTCATAGTTTTATAGACTTGGTAGAGcattaaattatttcatgAGAGTGTGATCAAATGTGCCATACAAATTGTAGATAAAAGAAAGgttttgtcacacccggagtttcgtcctaagcctaaatcgtaaaaagaaatccgtaaataacaattggcttaattaactcacgaaaaatccctctaaaaggaattaattcaattaaatcgaggctcgcaaatcgactaacaggatttaaatttaaactgcagaagtataaaatttggccaaacaaattaatttaaaactcggcaaaagtggggttttcctttttccctcctttttcctttctttttcccttccttctcaaattgggccgaagtccaattttcctccctctctctttttccttttctttttctttttctttttctttttcttcccgggccggcccagccgagccggcccactcctcctcggccagcccagccgcgccggcctcttccctccgcccgcgcgcgctcccgcctgggccgccgctcggcccagctcgccgcgacgcccgcgccgcgagtccgcgccgcctccctcctctctctcgcgccactgacaggtggggcccacctgtcagtgactgcttcgcccgccgcgcccgcgccgcgccgcatccgagccggactccgcgccgtcgccgcaaccgccggcgccgtgcgtcgccgcctcggccgtcgtcgtcgtcgcgccgtcgccgcccgccggtcgtcgccgtcgcgccgccgtcgccgtgcgccgccgccgccgcgtcacccgccggtcgccgccgtccgcccgagccacgctctgctctgttcctctctcgctgacgagtgggtcccacccgtcagtcgtccccgcgcccgcctcctctctctcctccccgggcccacgtgtcagtctctccctctccctctctctcaccgacaggtggtccacacctgtcagccgtcagcttcctctctcctcgctgacgtcagcagccccattaattgcgcaataattgatttaggacttttctgtttagttaaaaaacccagaaaacttctaaaattcataagtaattcatctagtctccgtttaggtccatttaaatttcattaaattcataaaattatcaagaatccattaaaaatagtttcttttgctgtttcagtagagtttgtgcctgttttatttatttttgtgctttgtcgcttagattcggaccccgctgaagagccggtttacttcgagatcgtcgccgaagttccccaagggctagagcaaggcaagtgacactcatccttgaacatattccctgcttatttatttcaaatatgcattgttttaattaaagtacttactttatgctattttcgggtaaaccttattattatgccgttgtttatccaactttattcattgctggaccaggggtaacttgattagagtcaggcctaggttaatgcttagccatgcttagaacaaatagctcatgggatcacatttaatcatgcttagttctgtttagctgagatattgattcactacccggttcgggttaatgtcaactaaaatattgataatggtgggctgtgggtgcatggttttgagagtcgcacccatggtaattaaggaccggttcacgggaaaccctggaagtaattaagtgctaaccac
This window harbors:
- the LOC121055366 gene encoding uncharacterized protein LOC121055366, translating into MAKSGAEEWRRNADTHKMSAEEVRAAGVEASMRPPGRGTGTGEVLHQRRRLPYGPGTMAMAGLAIFGGLAYLVLYEKARPGTPPSEVAKVAVGHGDPAAGRRHDHDDAPAAK